A stretch of Aureispira sp. CCB-E DNA encodes these proteins:
- a CDS encoding OmpA family protein, whose translation MKKIILLFAFLALHTTETTAQPPEGHDENLVPNPDFEALIGRRPESDVDGSGIFRYNMVAWKSPTMTTPDVKIGLPSDIKRAKRDGIDLDKPHSGYKMVAILTHNPESERDDTYREYIQVKLKKPLIKGQEYYCEFWVCRARLARYVSNNIGVALSPTRLSEEGWKPLTNIVPDYNYDELINPKKREWQRISFTFISPNRSEYLCIGNFFNNEKTKMVEVEDPIQATVDEKAFNNAYYLIDDVMLCATSIPEPEPEPEPEPVAPPPAVGAVIKLDRVFFETAKWALLPESHEQLDELVSLMNEYPSMEIEIHGHTDSRGDNDYNQNLSENRTKSVYEYLVDQGIDASRMQYIGYGESKPIANNKYADGRQLNRRVEFVVTHIDAENTVIEHSNEVTPYTDND comes from the coding sequence ATGAAAAAAATCATTTTACTCTTTGCTTTTTTAGCGTTGCATACTACAGAAACAACAGCGCAACCACCTGAAGGACACGATGAAAATCTAGTGCCTAATCCTGATTTTGAGGCTTTAATTGGTCGAAGACCAGAATCGGATGTTGATGGCTCAGGTATTTTTCGTTATAATATGGTGGCTTGGAAAAGTCCAACAATGACGACACCAGATGTTAAAATTGGGCTTCCGTCTGATATTAAACGAGCCAAACGGGATGGGATTGATTTGGATAAGCCTCATTCTGGATACAAAATGGTTGCTATTCTAACTCACAATCCAGAGTCAGAGAGAGACGATACGTATAGAGAATATATACAAGTCAAGTTGAAGAAGCCATTGATCAAAGGTCAAGAATATTATTGTGAATTTTGGGTTTGTAGAGCTAGATTAGCTCGTTACGTCTCTAATAATATAGGGGTTGCTTTATCGCCTACTAGATTGAGCGAAGAAGGTTGGAAGCCATTGACAAACATTGTCCCAGATTATAACTATGATGAATTGATTAATCCTAAAAAAAGAGAATGGCAGCGCATTTCATTTACCTTTATTTCACCCAACCGCTCAGAATATTTGTGTATTGGAAATTTCTTTAACAACGAAAAAACTAAGATGGTAGAGGTAGAAGATCCAATACAGGCTACAGTAGACGAAAAAGCATTTAATAATGCTTATTATTTGATTGATGATGTTATGCTTTGTGCGACTAGTATTCCTGAGCCTGAACCAGAGCCCGAACCAGAACCAGTTGCTCCACCTCCTGCTGTTGGTGCAGTGATCAAACTGGATCGAGTGTTTTTTGAAACGGCAAAATGGGCATTGTTGCCTGAGTCTCATGAGCAATTGGATGAGTTGGTTAGTTTAATGAATGAATACCCCTCTATGGAAATTGAAATTCATGGGCATACAGATAGTAGAGGAGACAATGATTACAATCAAAATTTGTCTGAAAATAGAACAAAGTCCGTTTATGAATATTTGGTTGATCAAGGAATTGATGCTTCAAGAATGCAATACATAGGATATGGAGAAAGCAAACCAATTGCTAACAATAAATATGCAGATGGTCGCCAACTAAATCGTCGAGTAGAATTTGTTGTGACACATATTGATGCCGAAAATACGGTGATAGAACACAGTAATGAAGTTACTCCTTATACTGATAATGATTAG
- a CDS encoding WG repeat-containing protein has translation MKSNYFLIYIVAFFLTWGCTSETANKGGANGSNGEGPITHQLDTAVGYCFQLFEENLIEAVEIGIDGNKITGEGRRVYPSIQATYYLRFEGILNGNSAEMEIYATNARDSKKTLNHRETWEIGEEVLKVKNRKIENVEGDYTFYRVACQTQRNEDSTLYDSFDGFNEDGYAVVSKNGKYGVLNKNNELTVPLFYRDLGVISEGTVIFFDEHIGMYGLLDATNGEMLVEPKYLEMMRFSEGLAAFLTEEGKWGFMNRDLEVVIKPQFFNVNFFKPDPYRKAFNEGLANVETEPGIWNYIDKTGDVVIAGDFFHTKPFENGEASVYKDNKWYFINKGGKCVKNCD, from the coding sequence ATGAAGTCGAACTATTTTTTGATTTATATAGTTGCTTTTTTTCTTACGTGGGGATGTACTTCTGAGACAGCTAATAAGGGAGGGGCAAATGGTAGCAATGGAGAAGGTCCAATTACACACCAATTGGATACCGCAGTTGGTTATTGTTTTCAATTATTCGAAGAAAACTTGATAGAAGCAGTAGAAATTGGAATAGATGGAAATAAAATAACAGGAGAAGGGCGTCGAGTTTACCCTAGCATACAAGCAACTTATTATCTACGGTTTGAGGGTATATTGAATGGAAATTCGGCTGAAATGGAAATTTATGCGACTAATGCTAGAGACAGCAAAAAAACGTTGAATCATCGAGAAACTTGGGAGATAGGGGAAGAAGTATTAAAGGTCAAAAATAGAAAAATAGAAAATGTTGAAGGGGATTACACTTTTTATCGTGTTGCTTGTCAAACTCAACGAAATGAAGACTCTACGCTATACGATAGTTTTGATGGTTTTAATGAGGATGGTTATGCTGTGGTTTCTAAAAATGGTAAATATGGCGTGCTTAATAAAAATAATGAATTGACTGTACCATTGTTTTATCGTGATTTAGGGGTTATTAGCGAAGGGACAGTCATATTTTTTGATGAACATATCGGCATGTATGGCTTGCTGGATGCAACAAATGGAGAAATGTTAGTTGAGCCGAAATATCTTGAAATGATGCGTTTTAGCGAAGGGCTAGCGGCCTTTCTAACAGAAGAAGGAAAATGGGGATTCATGAATAGAGATTTGGAAGTAGTGATTAAACCTCAGTTTTTTAATGTTAATTTCTTCAAACCAGATCCCTACCGAAAGGCATTTAACGAAGGTTTGGCAAATGTAGAAACAGAACCAGGAATTTGGAACTATATTGACAAAACTGGAGATGTGGTTATAGCAGGCGACTTTTTTCATACGAAGCCTTTTGAAAATGGAGAAGCTTCTGTTTATAAAGATAATAAATGGTATTTTATAAATAAAGGAGGAAAGTGTGTTAAAAATTGTGACTAA
- a CDS encoding LytTR family DNA-binding domain-containing protein, with protein MKVITCVIVEDEVNTRKLLKSMLEDYCDGVKVLAEAGNVHEGVEMIKKHQPQLVFLDIAMPKESGFSLYKYFDEINFKVIFTTAFSQYAIQALKLAALDYLMKPINLEELMESLDRFRNQVRPLPTTKENYSLVDKNAQTPNHQKIALACSDGYIFVPIDNIIRCQSDKSYTLFIIKDQEPIWTSRNLGEYTTILEEYNFKRVHRSHIINPKYVKKFIRGKSPILIMDDDTQITISSAKRDSLLEHFFIP; from the coding sequence GTGAAAGTTATAACTTGTGTAATTGTCGAAGATGAAGTAAATACTAGAAAGCTATTAAAATCTATGCTAGAAGACTATTGCGATGGCGTAAAAGTTTTAGCAGAAGCTGGCAATGTCCATGAAGGTGTAGAAATGATAAAAAAACACCAACCTCAACTCGTCTTTCTAGATATCGCTATGCCCAAAGAAAGCGGATTTAGTTTGTATAAGTATTTTGATGAAATTAATTTCAAAGTCATTTTTACAACTGCTTTTAGTCAATACGCCATTCAAGCACTAAAATTGGCGGCATTGGATTATTTGATGAAGCCAATTAATTTGGAAGAATTAATGGAAAGTTTGGATCGTTTTAGAAACCAAGTCCGCCCCTTGCCTACGACAAAAGAAAATTACAGTCTAGTAGATAAAAATGCGCAAACCCCAAACCATCAAAAAATTGCATTGGCTTGCTCTGATGGTTATATCTTTGTACCCATCGACAATATTATCCGTTGCCAATCGGACAAAAGCTATACGCTATTCATTATCAAAGACCAAGAACCAATTTGGACATCTCGAAACTTGGGGGAATATACGACAATATTAGAAGAATACAATTTCAAAAGGGTGCATCGCTCTCATATCATTAATCCCAAATATGTAAAGAAATTTATTCGAGGAAAGAGTCCTATATTAATCATGGACGATGATACTCAGATAACTATTTCCTCTGCCAAGCGAGATAGTTTGTTAGAGCACTTTTTTATACCTTAG
- a CDS encoding DUF4836 family protein: MKLLAVFLTASILFVLGSCGGPSVKGSADVSNAIPANATGVFLMNTKQLMKKADYASLKQTSFFKDFIQKAKEESPEMVPFLEDPEAAGINMAGNMGVYFSVPENMSEKSFEAAFMLPVSDKAKMDAAVQIALKEEKEAQPEAKDGYTITALDNDAFLIQSEHLLAFTSFNDDEKIKNMLNPSSENIHSNANFKKHLKESKDIMFWMSADPIVEAMLKNPETGRSIKGGLAMAQIPEEGLKGNYMSFFYDFKKGEMDAGTYFDFSEVLVQELGDVFPNKLAVDYASYLPAENAAASMTFGISVDGVLNFMAKRGLDQFVDNYLKFVGLDLGQIKNGITGDMAVNVYAPTAQDNDPAVLLAVGLKNKAFMDSLLTKVGSMVSKDGDKYIFTGQQSIMDPDATPMQFFAIVKDDVILVSNSNAHLDKAIAGTNNKVVNELQSGWVGMFLDYNLINQNYDVIANYLPMDPNSLSLSKMMSEYQNVSTVKMIGKGNEIMAKTILKDANKNSLKSLIESLDKMYQDKEKIEAEMKKQLEDEFKDFEDDFDDLENTTEEVLENT, translated from the coding sequence ATGAAACTTCTTGCTGTATTCTTAACAGCATCCATTCTCTTTGTGCTTGGATCTTGTGGAGGTCCTAGTGTTAAAGGCTCTGCTGATGTTTCCAACGCTATTCCTGCCAATGCTACAGGTGTTTTTTTAATGAACACCAAACAATTAATGAAAAAGGCAGATTATGCTAGCCTAAAGCAAACCTCTTTCTTTAAAGATTTTATTCAAAAAGCGAAAGAAGAATCACCAGAAATGGTTCCGTTTTTGGAAGATCCAGAAGCAGCAGGAATTAATATGGCAGGTAATATGGGAGTTTATTTTTCTGTCCCAGAGAACATGTCAGAAAAATCATTTGAAGCTGCTTTTATGTTGCCAGTATCAGACAAAGCAAAAATGGATGCTGCTGTTCAAATAGCACTCAAAGAGGAAAAAGAGGCTCAACCAGAAGCTAAGGATGGCTATACGATTACTGCTTTAGATAACGATGCATTTTTGATTCAAAGCGAACATCTTTTAGCTTTTACTAGCTTCAATGATGATGAAAAGATTAAGAATATGCTCAACCCTAGTAGTGAAAATATTCACTCGAACGCTAACTTTAAAAAACACCTAAAAGAGAGCAAAGACATTATGTTTTGGATGAGCGCAGACCCTATCGTTGAGGCAATGCTCAAAAATCCTGAAACAGGAAGATCTATCAAAGGAGGACTTGCCATGGCTCAAATACCAGAAGAAGGCTTAAAAGGAAACTATATGTCTTTCTTCTACGACTTCAAAAAGGGTGAAATGGATGCTGGTACTTATTTTGATTTTAGCGAGGTTTTAGTTCAAGAACTAGGTGATGTTTTCCCTAATAAACTAGCCGTTGATTATGCTAGCTACCTCCCTGCCGAAAATGCAGCCGCTTCCATGACATTTGGTATCAGTGTAGATGGCGTTTTAAATTTCATGGCAAAACGTGGGCTAGATCAGTTCGTAGACAACTATTTAAAATTTGTAGGGCTAGATTTAGGTCAAATCAAAAACGGCATTACAGGAGATATGGCTGTTAATGTTTATGCCCCAACAGCTCAAGACAACGATCCTGCTGTTTTATTAGCCGTTGGGCTAAAAAACAAGGCATTTATGGATAGTTTGTTGACTAAAGTAGGTTCTATGGTATCCAAAGATGGAGACAAGTACATTTTCACAGGACAACAAAGTATCATGGACCCAGATGCTACTCCTATGCAGTTTTTTGCGATTGTCAAAGACGATGTCATTTTAGTATCTAACTCAAATGCACACTTAGACAAAGCGATTGCTGGCACCAACAATAAAGTTGTCAATGAATTGCAATCAGGATGGGTAGGTATGTTCCTTGATTACAATCTTATCAACCAAAACTACGATGTTATTGCCAATTACTTGCCAATGGATCCTAATAGCTTGAGCTTGTCTAAAATGATGAGCGAATACCAAAATGTAAGTACCGTAAAAATGATTGGAAAAGGCAACGAGATTATGGCTAAAACCATTTTGAAAGATGCCAATAAAAATAGCTTAAAAAGCTTGATCGAATCACTTGATAAGATGTACCAAGATAAAGAAAAAATTGAGGCAGAAATGAAAAAACAACTAGAAGATGAATTCAAAGACTTTGAAGATGACTTTGATGATTTGGAAAATACTACTGAAGAGGTTCTAGAAAATACTTAG
- a CDS encoding histidine kinase produces the protein MRTYAYIILLLFFYTFVNAQDPYHWKLTDDDGLPNMEIYGLYQDSKGYMWIATDGGLCRYDGKEIITYTSEDQKRTSAASIQEDSRGTIWYKNFAGQLFFIDSNNTAQIFPIPDSIKLNTYFEYSLTKEYLQILSSVNFYTYHFKSQQWKIGKFQSNHNLRCSIGFFSRDQVNDSSLLYIDCNNELWLRKKEAFYSKGVIPSLSSSNRHIIIIGLENDSALIATTTKVYIDHIDSVSKLRNHALIASYEGIATIYSNKGTILIGTQKGIVVLLQDKYTKRWKHQGLFLKKEQISATLVDRDGNIWLGTLGHGVLIIPSLKMTFFDSKNSVLPDSKIGALAKKKEDLFLGTHGRISKLNTKSLEFTLYPPVDMYPTTNILCDTIRNQILFNSANNYILSLSDQSIKSSCHGIGHHSIIYKKNQLIVGTFLALITYPLDNKRPTKDVFNKPLKYHVDKTICDEGKLQGFIASKRITALSTDIADTSRFWTGINDSLFYWQDAVPYSVLSKEGKAITPITIRQAQDSILWVGTPNQGLYGIKNKKEIYHFTVDDGLPSNNCKTIAADYPYIWVGTNLGIVKIQPNTKKIELYNQLDGLLTNNIDRIEIANKKVWATSSKGLIAFDVNTPSMNKTAPLIRITQWNVNDSSLAFNKFTTLPYEKNNIQFTFQALALKSRNTYTYEYRLLGLDTTWISQTSSTNFVRFPSLNAGQYTFEVRARNEDGVLSKTPAGVSFCIQAPYWETWWFKTIIGFITLSIVIGLVRLRYQFLQRKQATQNLIMQLKMQALQAQMNPHFIFNAMSTIQSFWMYKDSKTALIYHAKFAKLMRLIFNYSNEKSIPIKDEIDFLKLYIDLEKIRLKYDVTVQFDIDPLFEEEGLHIPPLLIQPIVENSFKHGFLHKEADGHLLIKLELEDNYIKCTVEDDGVGLELADTYNAWKDNDTTQKSSSFVTQDRLTMLNRTHGTTAKKTTYKISDLTNIKNQSSGTRTELWIPITDYLFSDFQ, from the coding sequence ATGAGAACATATGCCTACATAATCCTGCTACTTTTTTTCTATACTTTCGTTAATGCACAAGATCCCTACCATTGGAAATTGACAGACGACGATGGTCTTCCTAATATGGAGATCTACGGTTTATACCAAGATTCCAAAGGCTATATGTGGATTGCAACAGATGGAGGTCTTTGCCGATACGATGGAAAAGAAATTATTACATATACCTCTGAAGATCAAAAACGCACGTCGGCAGCTTCTATTCAAGAAGATTCTAGAGGAACTATTTGGTATAAGAACTTTGCAGGACAGTTGTTTTTTATTGACTCTAACAATACCGCTCAAATCTTCCCCATTCCAGATTCCATCAAACTAAATACTTATTTTGAATATTCATTGACAAAAGAATATTTGCAGATTCTTTCCTCCGTCAATTTCTACACGTACCACTTCAAAAGTCAACAATGGAAAATAGGTAAATTCCAAAGCAACCATAATCTACGATGCAGCATTGGCTTTTTTTCTAGAGACCAAGTTAATGATTCTTCTCTACTTTATATTGATTGTAACAATGAGTTATGGCTACGAAAAAAAGAAGCCTTTTATTCCAAAGGGGTTATTCCTAGTCTTTCTAGCTCAAACAGACATATTATTATCATAGGGCTTGAAAATGATTCTGCTTTAATTGCTACGACTACCAAAGTGTATATTGATCATATTGATTCCGTTTCTAAACTTAGAAACCATGCTTTAATTGCAAGCTATGAGGGAATAGCTACAATTTATAGTAACAAAGGTACCATTCTAATTGGTACACAAAAAGGAATTGTTGTGTTATTGCAAGACAAGTATACCAAACGTTGGAAACATCAAGGCCTATTCTTAAAAAAAGAACAAATCAGTGCAACACTTGTTGACCGTGACGGCAATATTTGGTTAGGCACACTAGGTCATGGAGTCTTGATCATTCCATCTTTAAAAATGACTTTTTTTGATTCTAAAAACTCCGTTTTGCCCGACTCTAAAATTGGTGCTTTAGCTAAGAAAAAAGAAGATTTATTCCTTGGAACACACGGTCGTATATCAAAACTCAATACAAAATCTTTGGAATTCACCTTGTATCCTCCTGTAGATATGTATCCTACTACCAATATTCTATGTGACACTATCCGCAACCAAATATTGTTCAATTCTGCCAATAATTATATATTATCTCTATCTGATCAAAGCATAAAATCGAGTTGTCACGGCATAGGTCATCATTCTATAATTTATAAAAAAAATCAACTTATTGTAGGTACCTTTCTTGCTTTAATAACCTATCCTCTAGATAACAAAAGACCTACTAAAGATGTTTTTAACAAACCACTCAAGTATCATGTAGATAAGACTATTTGTGATGAAGGAAAACTCCAAGGTTTTATAGCCAGTAAACGTATAACAGCTTTATCTACAGACATAGCAGACACCTCCCGTTTTTGGACAGGAATCAACGATAGTTTATTTTATTGGCAAGATGCTGTTCCCTATTCGGTTTTATCTAAAGAAGGAAAGGCTATCACACCTATTACCATTCGCCAAGCTCAAGATAGTATTCTATGGGTGGGCACTCCCAATCAAGGTCTATATGGTATTAAAAATAAAAAAGAAATTTATCATTTTACAGTAGACGATGGGCTACCAAGTAATAACTGCAAAACAATTGCTGCTGACTATCCATATATTTGGGTTGGAACCAACCTTGGAATTGTTAAAATACAGCCTAATACTAAAAAAATAGAGCTGTACAATCAATTGGATGGTTTGTTAACCAACAATATAGATCGCATAGAAATTGCCAATAAAAAAGTTTGGGCAACTTCTAGCAAAGGTTTGATTGCTTTTGATGTTAATACGCCTTCTATGAATAAAACAGCTCCATTAATTAGGATTACCCAATGGAATGTAAACGATAGTAGTCTTGCTTTCAACAAATTTACAACACTTCCTTATGAGAAAAATAACATTCAATTTACCTTCCAAGCTTTAGCACTAAAAAGCAGGAACACCTATACCTATGAATATAGGCTCTTGGGGCTTGATACTACTTGGATTTCGCAAACTAGTAGTACTAATTTTGTTCGCTTTCCTAGTCTTAATGCAGGACAATATACCTTTGAAGTCCGCGCTAGGAATGAAGATGGTGTCCTGAGCAAAACTCCAGCAGGTGTATCGTTCTGCATTCAAGCACCTTATTGGGAAACTTGGTGGTTTAAAACGATTATTGGTTTTATTACTTTGTCAATTGTTATTGGTTTAGTGCGACTTCGTTATCAGTTCCTTCAGCGAAAACAAGCCACTCAAAATTTAATTATGCAGCTTAAAATGCAAGCGCTTCAAGCACAAATGAATCCTCATTTTATTTTTAATGCAATGAGTACCATACAAAGCTTCTGGATGTACAAAGACTCCAAAACAGCCTTAATATATCATGCTAAGTTTGCTAAATTAATGCGATTAATTTTTAATTATTCCAATGAAAAAAGTATTCCCATAAAAGATGAAATTGATTTTTTAAAGCTCTACATTGACCTTGAAAAAATTCGATTAAAATATGATGTTACGGTACAATTTGACATAGACCCTCTTTTTGAAGAAGAAGGGCTGCACATTCCTCCCTTACTGATACAACCTATCGTTGAGAATAGTTTCAAACATGGTTTTTTACATAAAGAAGCAGATGGGCATTTACTCATCAAACTAGAATTAGAAGACAACTATATAAAATGTACCGTAGAAGATGATGGGGTCGGTCTGGAACTAGCCGATACTTATAATGCATGGAAGGATAACGACACTACCCAAAAAAGTAGTAGCTTTGTTACACAAGATCGCTTAACTATGCTCAACCGAACTCATGGAACAACAGCAAAAAAAACAACTTACAAAATAAGTGATTTAACAAATATTAAAAATCAATCTTCAGGAACTAGAACGGAGCTTTGGATTCCCATTACGGATTATCTTTTTTCTGATTTTCAGTAA
- a CDS encoding glycosyltransferase, which yields MKKIYFTVTNDLTYDQRMIRICTSLANVGYNVWLIGRQRPNSKPLRQQAFQQKRLNCFFERGKFFYLEYNIRLFFFLMWHRFDAVCSIDLDTILAGFYSSRIKRKICIYDAHEYFTEVPEVVQRPTTKRIWEWVAQHTIPKLTHAYTVCQSLQEVFQKRYHTSFEVIRNVPFQQTKPIEQLSFQTPFILLYQGVLNDGRGLEEMIAALQQLPEVEFWLAGEGDRSQELRQLVQTLGLERQVKFLGYIQPHELKAVTLKAHLGVNLLQNKGLNYYYSLANKFFDYIQALKPSLNMNFPEYAMIIEEHPVGLLLDDLTPETIVSSIKKIIEQPEAYQTLQANCLKAREVFVWEKEAVKLEAFYKQVFK from the coding sequence ATGAAGAAAATATATTTTACGGTTACCAATGACTTAACTTACGACCAGCGTATGATTCGCATCTGTACAAGTCTCGCAAATGTAGGCTACAATGTTTGGCTGATTGGTCGCCAGCGTCCCAACTCAAAACCATTGCGCCAACAAGCATTCCAACAAAAACGTTTGAACTGTTTTTTTGAGCGAGGTAAGTTTTTTTATTTAGAATATAATATTCGACTGTTTTTCTTTTTGATGTGGCATCGTTTTGATGCTGTTTGTAGCATTGATTTGGATACGATTTTGGCAGGCTTTTACAGCAGTCGCATAAAAAGGAAAATTTGTATTTATGATGCTCATGAGTATTTTACAGAAGTACCAGAAGTAGTCCAAAGACCGACGACAAAACGAATTTGGGAATGGGTTGCCCAACACACTATTCCTAAGTTAACACACGCTTATACGGTTTGTCAAAGCTTGCAAGAAGTCTTTCAAAAACGTTACCATACTTCTTTTGAAGTTATCAGAAACGTTCCTTTTCAGCAGACCAAACCTATTGAGCAATTATCTTTTCAAACGCCTTTTATTCTACTTTATCAAGGTGTTTTAAACGATGGACGTGGCTTAGAAGAAATGATTGCTGCCTTACAACAGTTACCAGAGGTTGAGTTTTGGTTGGCAGGTGAAGGAGATCGTTCTCAAGAACTTCGTCAATTAGTTCAAACATTAGGGTTAGAGCGTCAAGTCAAATTCTTGGGCTATATACAGCCTCATGAACTTAAAGCAGTTACTCTAAAAGCGCACTTAGGAGTTAATTTGCTACAAAATAAAGGGCTTAATTATTATTATTCTTTAGCTAATAAATTCTTTGATTACATTCAAGCCCTAAAACCTTCTTTAAATATGAACTTTCCTGAATATGCCATGATTATCGAAGAACATCCTGTGGGTCTTTTATTGGATGATTTGACCCCTGAAACTATCGTTAGCAGCATCAAAAAAATTATTGAGCAACCTGAAGCTTATCAAACCTTACAAGCCAACTGTTTAAAAGCACGCGAAGTATTTGTTTGGGAAAAAGAAGCTGTAAAACTGGAGGCTTTTTATAAACAAGTTTTTAAATAA
- a CDS encoding carboxylesterase family protein, with amino-acid sequence MLRIVLLLLVLSSCGMDLSAQCGTRYKSRYFNTIQVFRNVKYSLNAPALIGATLTTETTFNKDLVMDVFTPPVTDTVSKRPVVILAHGGGFINVAFMGGTVLVGTMQNEDVQALADTLAHWGFVTASIEYRLGFNIASPSSLKRAVWRGAQDMSAAVRFFRKNAAWFNIDPNKVFVGGSSAGAFCAIHSTFVDYTERLPESYELVPIFKKDLGPLHSRPVVELTSFNPFNGSSVLADDVDSIPQGIAAYWGAIADLSWMAHGNNKAPMVMFHGTNDLIVDYKCAKPFSGVVLTAPNTCGTYMMDSVMNTFNLPHQTYFAQGEGHEYWGALNGDWLPSGPNAHWQSIIDKTADYFYDLMRPTPPVLSGPDTVLPATNYTYTVANPHPDHRYCWEVTGGVIVSPVTDAATIDVEFYNGGSQGFVQVSAIDASKVASEKALKFSAITTSINTNKVLVPKLGIQLQPNPAYQSCRVHIRSPKNEAATIRLVNALGQEVYTHFIPLSIGNTTEVLNIQDLPQGVYRVVVTTKKHRIMETLVIR; translated from the coding sequence ATGTTAAGAATTGTACTCCTATTGTTGGTGTTAAGTAGTTGTGGAATGGACTTGTCTGCTCAGTGTGGTACCCGTTACAAAAGCCGTTATTTTAATACTATTCAAGTATTTAGAAATGTGAAATACAGTTTGAATGCGCCAGCTTTAATTGGAGCAACTCTAACGACCGAAACAACTTTTAACAAAGACTTAGTGATGGATGTTTTTACTCCTCCAGTAACAGATACTGTAAGCAAACGCCCTGTTGTTATTTTGGCACATGGGGGAGGATTTATTAATGTTGCTTTTATGGGGGGAACTGTTTTGGTTGGAACGATGCAAAACGAAGATGTGCAAGCATTGGCAGATACTTTGGCACATTGGGGATTTGTAACAGCAAGCATTGAGTATCGTTTGGGGTTTAATATTGCCAGCCCATCGAGTTTAAAAAGAGCTGTTTGGAGAGGGGCACAAGATATGAGTGCTGCCGTACGATTTTTTCGTAAAAATGCAGCATGGTTCAACATTGATCCCAATAAAGTTTTTGTAGGAGGAAGCAGTGCAGGAGCATTTTGTGCGATTCATAGCACCTTTGTGGATTATACCGAACGCTTACCAGAGAGCTATGAATTAGTACCTATTTTTAAAAAAGACTTAGGACCTTTACATAGTCGCCCAGTTGTCGAATTAACTAGTTTTAATCCTTTTAATGGTTCATCAGTTTTGGCAGATGATGTGGATTCTATTCCTCAAGGAATCGCAGCTTATTGGGGGGCTATAGCCGATTTAAGTTGGATGGCACATGGTAATAATAAAGCTCCTATGGTTATGTTTCATGGAACCAATGATTTGATTGTTGATTATAAGTGTGCCAAGCCTTTTTCAGGTGTAGTTTTGACAGCGCCCAATACCTGTGGTACCTATATGATGGATTCGGTGATGAATACGTTTAACCTTCCACATCAAACTTACTTTGCGCAAGGAGAGGGACACGAATATTGGGGGGCTTTAAATGGAGACTGGCTGCCTTCAGGACCAAATGCACATTGGCAGAGTATTATAGACAAGACAGCGGATTATTTTTATGATTTAATGCGTCCTACACCTCCTGTATTAAGTGGACCAGATACCGTATTGCCTGCAACGAATTATACTTATACAGTTGCCAATCCTCATCCAGACCATCGTTATTGTTGGGAAGTAACTGGGGGCGTTATTGTTTCACCTGTTACAGATGCTGCAACAATAGATGTCGAGTTTTATAATGGAGGGAGCCAAGGTTTTGTACAAGTTAGTGCAATTGACGCTTCGAAAGTGGCTAGTGAAAAAGCTTTGAAATTTAGCGCAATTACAACAAGTATCAACACCAATAAAGTACTTGTTCCCAAGCTTGGAATTCAATTACAACCCAACCCCGCTTATCAGTCGTGTCGTGTTCACATTCGTAGTCCTAAAAATGAGGCAGCAACCATTCGTTTAGTCAATGCGCTAGGACAGGAAGTATACACGCATTTTATACCGTTATCAATAGGAAACACAACTGAAGTTTTAAACATACAAGATTTGCCTCAAGGAGTATATAGAGTCGTTGTTACCACAAAGAAACACCGAATTATGGAGACGCTAGTAATACGCTAA